DNA sequence from the Devosia lacusdianchii genome:
GATGTGACCATCGGCGGCCCGCCTGCTGATGCGGACTTTCCCGGTCAGTATCGGTTCGACCCGTCCAGCCGCTCGATGTGGTTCCACGGGGCGAGCACTATGGCCAGCCGCCAATTCCAGCTGGCGAGGCTGTTTGGCGAGCTGGCGGCCGCCGATGTGATCGAAGACATCCTGCGCAGCACAGTGCTCTCGACAGCTACGTCGCGGCGCTTGGCCTCGCGCGCAGTTGGCTCGTACCTGGCGGGAGCCATGGTGTTCCCCTACACCCGCTTTCTCGCGGACGCCGAGGCGTCGGCCTACGACATCGATCATCTGCGGCAGGCATACAATGCCAGCTTCGAGCAGGTGGCGCATCGGCTGGTAACGCTGCGGCGGCCGGGGGAGGAGGGCATTCCCTTCGGCTTTCTGCGCTCCGATCCTGCGGGCAGGCTGACCAAGCACTTTCCTCTGCCGGGCCTGCTCCTGCCCAATAGTGGGCATGCCTGCCCGCTCTGGGCCATCTATGGGGCGTTCCGGACTCCCGATACGCCGCTGCGGCAGGTGGTTCGATTTTCGGATGGCTCGCGCTACCTGTTCCTGGCGCGAACGGTGCAGCGGCGGACAGCCTCGTTTCACCAGCAGGCGGCAATGTCCTCGGTCATGCTGGCGTGCGACGTGCTCCACGCCGATCGTACGGTCTATGCCGCGGGCCTGGACCTCTCCGATCCCGCCTCCGACATCCCGGTGGGACCAAGCTGCCGCCTCTGTACACGCCGCGACTGCGCCAGCCGGCAGGAGGAGACCCTGTCGCCGGGCGGGGGAGGGTCGGCAACGCGGACGCCGCTGCTACCATCCGCATTAGCGCTTGGCGATCCGGCGTGATTGCGCTTTAGTGCATCAACGCTTGCGGAGGGGAGACCGCCGGTGTTTCGAGGGGGAGCTTTGGCAATCGATATTCTCATCGCCGAGGATGAACCGAGCATTCTTGAATCGCTC
Encoded proteins:
- a CDS encoding helix-turn-helix domain-containing protein, encoding MRAPIGFRISNRRKSLKISQAALARLVGISPSYLNLIENNKRDIAGSLLARVAQHLDIDVDELAGRAEQKLLQDLEEAFADPMVESLAFRPDERRELVAQYPASAAALARMHRAYAGAVASADAYADRLRSDPLLSQLLHQILSGVTAIRSSAEILEDVTDLDDAERQRFLAAIGRETRALSDVARNLIGQFDTSSQSRRGVSPAREIDDLIIERENHFPTLEAAAEALRHELATIGPFGIATLTELLGRKFGVDVTIGGPPADADFPGQYRFDPSSRSMWFHGASTMASRQFQLARLFGELAAADVIEDILRSTVLSTATSRRLASRAVGSYLAGAMVFPYTRFLADAEASAYDIDHLRQAYNASFEQVAHRLVTLRRPGEEGIPFGFLRSDPAGRLTKHFPLPGLLLPNSGHACPLWAIYGAFRTPDTPLRQVVRFSDGSRYLFLARTVQRRTASFHQQAAMSSVMLACDVLHADRTVYAAGLDLSDPASDIPVGPSCRLCTRRDCASRQEETLSPGGGGSATRTPLLPSALALGDPA